One Epinephelus lanceolatus isolate andai-2023 chromosome 17, ASM4190304v1, whole genome shotgun sequence genomic window carries:
- the sft2d1 gene encoding vesicle transport protein SFT2A: MDKLRRVLSGQEDNEELGLTAQVLDASTLSYSTRVKWFVICFAGGILCSILGSALLFLPNGIKLFAVFYTLGNIAALASTCFLMGPLKQLKRMFEPTRLIATIVMLLCLVLTLCAVFWWHKKGLAIIFCILQFLAMTWYSISYIPFARDAVLKCFTTCLS, encoded by the exons ATGGACAAGCTTCGTCGTGTATTAAGCGGCCAAGAGGATAATGAAGAGCTAGGTCTCACTGCACAG GTCCTTGATGCCAGCACTCTCAGCTACAGCACCAGGGTGAAATGGTTCGTCATATGCTTTGCTGGAGGCATCCTGTGTTCAATACTC GGTTCAGCACTGCTCTTCCTTCCAAATGGAATCAAGCTTTTCGCCGTCTTCTACACACTAGGGAACATTGCAGCTCTTGCCAG CACCTGCTTCTTAATGGGACCACTAAAACAGCTGAAGCGCATGTTTGAGCCAACGAGACTGATAGCCACCATTGTTATGCTG CTCTGCCTCGTCTTAACACTTTGTGCAGTGTTTTGG tggCACAAAAAAGGGCTGGCTATCATCTTCTGTattctgcagtttttggcaatgACGTG gtATAGCATCTCTTACATTCCATTTGCCAG gGATGCTGTGTTGAAGTGCTTCACAACCTGTTTGAGTTAG
- the prr18 gene encoding uncharacterized protein prr18 → MPFPPISLHQRISSPGRELFGKKKANGVPPHTELTSKSGREKGGSDKEKTSTSWTSANLRNLGRKAQQDKSKSPSQKASTDQETQGKCSWLSVPKPQDSSEGVRRSSSMDSARHLQGKEDGKKEIQFTLSLTPEAILVIQKRNLEKQMMAKQQKCCASADFRHRRVFPSKKAHGASKGCAPVAKVESAEQDITAIVKISLLNDQYKYDDVEYEEEDGDVDETVVRKCKEWLKGVENAAALGKVDKLSALPHLKGC, encoded by the coding sequence ATGCCTTTTCCGCCTATCAGCCTCCACCAGCGTATCTCCTCTCCCGGCAGGGAACTATTCGGGAAAAAGAAAGCCAACGGAGTGCCTCCTCACACTGAGCTCACCAGCAAATCCGGCAGAGAGAAAGGAGGGTCCGATAAGGAGAAGACGTCCACTTCTTGGACATCGGCGAATTTACGGAATTTAGGGCGAAAAGCCCAGCAGGACAAGAGTAAAAGCCCCTCTCAGAAGGCAAGTACCGACCAGGAGACGCAGGGAAAGTGCTCCTGGCTGTCGGTACCCAAACCTCAGGACTCATCTGAAGGAGTCAGGCGCTCCAGCTCCATGGACTCCGCCAGACACCTCCAGGGCAAAGAGGACGGGAAGAAGGAGATTCAGTTTACCCTCAGTCTTACCCCTGAAGCCATCCTTGTCATCCAAAAACGAAATCTAGAAAAGCAGATGATGGCAAAGCAACAGAAGTGCTGCGCCTCCGCGGACTTTCGACACAGGCGCGTTTTTCCATCCAAAAAGGCGCACGGGGCGTCCAAAGGCTGCGCTCCTGTCGCCAAAGTGGAAAGCGCCGAGCAGGACATCACCGCCATTGTTAAGATATCTCTTTTGAATGACCAATACAAGTACGACGATGTGGAGTACGAAGAGGAGGATGGAGACGTGGATGAGACTGTTGTGAGGAAATGTAAAGAGTGGCTCAAAGGAGTGGAAAACGCCGCTGCTTTGGGAAAAGTCGACAAACTTTCTGCACTCCCGCACCTTAAAGGCTGCTGA